In Aquimarina spinulae, a single window of DNA contains:
- a CDS encoding universal stress protein, translated as MKKILVPVDFSEYSEYALQVAALLAKQQNAEIIVLHMLGLSEAVLIKNETQEANEAMYYMKLAEKRFSTFLDKEYLKGIKITETVQNYKIFSEINEVAHENEADLIVMGSHGISGLREEVFIGSNTEKVVRTSDIPVLVIKNPVDNFALKEVVFACDFKIENIKAYHNAMKLFNALDANIHLLYVNLPGEQFRSSDQIEERVKEFLFKADSGNLDMYDKVIYFNDYSVESGVFNYCKKINADIIAIPTHGRRGLAHFFNGSIGEDIANHANKPVITFKI; from the coding sequence ATGAAAAAAATTCTTGTACCCGTAGACTTTTCAGAATATTCAGAATACGCATTACAGGTTGCGGCATTATTAGCGAAACAACAAAATGCTGAAATCATAGTATTGCATATGCTGGGATTGTCTGAAGCCGTATTAATTAAAAATGAAACTCAGGAGGCAAATGAAGCGATGTATTATATGAAACTCGCCGAAAAAAGGTTTAGTACCTTTCTAGATAAAGAATACCTAAAAGGTATTAAAATTACAGAGACGGTACAAAACTATAAGATTTTTAGTGAAATTAATGAAGTTGCTCATGAAAATGAAGCAGATCTTATCGTTATGGGATCCCATGGTATTAGTGGTTTGCGAGAAGAAGTGTTTATAGGATCAAACACAGAAAAAGTAGTGCGTACATCAGATATTCCTGTGTTGGTTATAAAGAACCCTGTAGATAACTTTGCTTTAAAAGAAGTTGTATTTGCCTGTGATTTTAAAATAGAAAATATTAAAGCATATCACAATGCGATGAAGTTATTTAATGCTCTGGATGCTAATATACATTTGCTATATGTTAATCTACCAGGAGAACAATTTAGAAGTTCGGATCAAATAGAAGAAAGAGTAAAAGAATTTCTTTTTAAAGCAGATTCTGGTAATCTGGATATGTATGATAAGGTAATCTACTTTAATGACTACAGTGTAGAAAGCGGAGTTTTTAATTATTGTAAAAAGATCAATGCAGATATCATTGCGATTCCGACCCATGGCCGTCGTGGTTTGGCACATTTCTTTAATGGAAGTATAGGTGAGGATATTGCAAACCATGCAAATAAGCCTGTGATTACATTTAAAATCTAA
- a CDS encoding acylphosphatase, translating into MQKHYNITVKGKVQGVWYRKSTQEKARILQITGNVRNLPNGNVYIEAEGNKNQLNLLLEWCAIGPEFAKVDDLSFEEGDLQLFKSFDILR; encoded by the coding sequence ATGCAAAAACATTATAACATCACAGTAAAAGGAAAAGTCCAGGGAGTTTGGTATCGAAAAAGCACCCAGGAAAAAGCCAGAATACTCCAAATTACAGGAAACGTAAGAAACCTACCTAACGGAAATGTTTACATAGAAGCCGAAGGAAATAAAAACCAACTTAACCTCTTATTAGAATGGTGTGCTATAGGCCCAGAATTTGCAAAAGTAGATGATCTATCTTTTGAAGAAGGTGACTTGCAACTTTTTAAAAGCTTCGATATTTTGCGTTAG
- a CDS encoding peroxiredoxin has protein sequence MESTEIETNSIPRIGDDAPDFEALTTHGNLKFSEFADGKWAILFSHPADFTPVCTTELSGFAERKQEFEALNTKLIGLSIDSIHSHLAWVNNVKEKTGVYLDFPIIADLDMKVAKLYGMLQPNESATAAVRAVFFIDPYQKIRLIMYYPLNVGRNMDEILRVLQGLQVSDEHKVALPLNWKKGDKVIVPPPKTLKQMEERIQDTSCEKVDFYLARKELNLN, from the coding sequence ATGGAATCAACAGAAATAGAGACAAATAGCATACCTAGAATAGGCGATGATGCACCAGATTTTGAAGCATTAACCACACACGGTAATTTAAAATTTTCTGAGTTTGCAGATGGAAAATGGGCGATCTTGTTTTCGCATCCAGCAGATTTTACACCAGTATGTACGACAGAATTGAGTGGTTTTGCAGAAAGAAAACAAGAATTTGAAGCTCTAAACACTAAACTTATTGGTCTAAGTATTGATAGTATTCATTCTCATCTGGCTTGGGTAAATAATGTAAAAGAAAAAACCGGAGTATACCTTGATTTTCCAATAATCGCAGATCTGGATATGAAAGTCGCCAAACTATATGGCATGTTACAACCTAATGAAAGTGCAACAGCAGCTGTACGAGCCGTATTTTTTATAGACCCATACCAAAAAATCAGACTTATTATGTATTATCCTCTTAATGTAGGGCGTAATATGGATGAGATCCTTAGAGTATTGCAAGGTCTACAAGTGTCTGATGAGCATAAAGTAGCTTTACCACTGAATTGGAAAAAAGGAGATAAAGTAATCGTTCCTCCTCCAAAGACGTTGAAGCAAATGGAAGAGAGAATACAGGATACATCTTGTGAAAAAGTAGATTTTTACCTTGCCAGAAAAGAATTAAATCTCAACTAA
- a CDS encoding YHS domain-containing (seleno)protein, whose amino-acid sequence MKPYIAILFFAFVATVSAQQVDYNTNKDFVAEGYDVTEYFSNKAVKGDSKFIATHDKVNYKFASQENLEKFKNNPDKYVPQYGGYCAYAVAVNSEKVDINPKTFEVRDGKLYLFYNSWGINTLDKWINEDAPKLQKKADTNWQKIKIKK is encoded by the coding sequence ATGAAACCATACATAGCTATACTATTCTTTGCCTTTGTAGCAACAGTAAGTGCTCAGCAAGTAGATTATAATACTAATAAAGATTTTGTAGCAGAAGGATATGATGTTACAGAATACTTTAGCAATAAGGCAGTTAAGGGAGATAGTAAGTTTATAGCAACTCATGATAAAGTAAACTACAAATTTGCAAGTCAGGAAAATTTGGAGAAATTTAAAAACAATCCCGATAAATATGTTCCACAGTATGGTGGGTATTGTGCCTATGCTGTAGCAGTGAATAGTGAAAAAGTGGATATTAATCCTAAAACCTTTGAAGTAAGAGATGGTAAGTTATACTTATTTTATAATTCGTGGGGGATTAATACACTGGATAAATGGATAAATGAAGATGCTCCAAAGTTGCAAAAGAAAGCTGATACGAATTGGCAAAAAATAAAAATAAAAAAGTAA
- a CDS encoding DUF350 domain-containing protein, translating into MQTKLLTLAFIEIVLAIVVSVLILFISFKILQRVFFKNISFREDNMAFSVFAAGIILSIGMILGEIIPSITNMIRLSMSAENEIAFGEIIQYSGLYLCIGFIFALLINTSVFLLFSALTKGVNEFKDIQQNNVASAVVVTATLLSITLIAKDSISLLISALIPYPETTNFLL; encoded by the coding sequence ATGCAAACGAAACTATTAACCCTTGCTTTTATAGAAATTGTACTTGCTATTGTCGTTTCTGTACTCATACTGTTTATTTCTTTTAAAATCTTGCAAAGAGTATTTTTTAAGAATATCTCCTTTAGAGAAGATAATATGGCTTTTTCTGTTTTTGCAGCAGGAATTATTTTATCGATAGGTATGATTCTCGGGGAGATTATCCCATCGATAACAAATATGATTCGACTATCGATGTCTGCAGAAAATGAAATTGCGTTTGGAGAAATTATTCAATATTCTGGCTTATATCTATGTATCGGATTTATATTTGCTTTGCTTATTAATACTTCGGTTTTTTTACTTTTTTCTGCTCTTACCAAAGGTGTAAATGAATTTAAAGATATTCAACAAAATAATGTGGCTTCTGCTGTGGTAGTTACTGCTACATTGTTATCGATTACCTTAATAGCAAAAGATAGCATTAGTCTATTGATTAGTGCTCTAATACCGTATCCAGAAACTACTAATTTTCTACTATAA
- a CDS encoding acyl transferase, which produces MQADTIFSIQNNTDFERSALHIFRHQYSNNITYQRFCNLLGIAKTSVKCIDDIPYLPIQFFKQEKIVSTRASIHKIFTSSGTTGNVTSKHHVSDLTVYERSFRKGFQHFYGDITDYIVLALLPSYLERDGSSLVYMAEKLINDSNHPESGFYLHDTKKLVETLRQLIAEDKKILLLGVSFALLDLVENYDVRLNETSIIMETGGMKGRRKEMIREELHKVLKNDFGVSQIHSEYGMTELLSQAYSKKDGLFYCPPWMKVSIRNPEDALTPLGVNKTGGINVIDLANINSCSFIATQDLGKMYPDGSFEIIGRFDHSDIRGCNLMAL; this is translated from the coding sequence ATGCAGGCTGATACTATTTTTTCTATTCAAAACAACACAGATTTTGAGAGATCGGCCCTACATATTTTTAGACATCAATACAGCAACAATATAACATATCAGAGGTTTTGTAATCTTTTAGGAATAGCAAAAACTTCAGTAAAATGTATTGATGATATTCCATATTTGCCAATCCAATTCTTTAAACAAGAGAAAATTGTAAGCACTAGAGCTTCCATACATAAAATTTTTACCAGTAGCGGTACAACAGGTAATGTGACTAGTAAACACCATGTTAGTGATCTTACAGTGTATGAAAGAAGTTTTAGAAAAGGATTTCAACATTTCTATGGTGATATTACTGATTATATAGTATTAGCATTACTACCTTCTTATTTAGAAAGAGATGGCTCTTCTTTGGTATATATGGCCGAAAAATTAATCAATGATAGTAATCATCCCGAAAGTGGGTTTTATTTGCATGATACTAAAAAATTGGTAGAAACCCTTCGACAACTTATTGCAGAAGATAAAAAAATACTACTTCTGGGAGTTTCGTTTGCTTTATTGGATCTTGTTGAGAATTATGATGTACGATTAAATGAGACATCAATAATTATGGAAACTGGTGGTATGAAAGGTCGCAGAAAAGAAATGATTCGTGAAGAATTACATAAGGTTCTTAAAAATGATTTTGGAGTTTCTCAGATTCATAGCGAATATGGGATGACAGAATTATTATCGCAAGCCTATTCTAAAAAAGATGGACTTTTTTACTGCCCTCCCTGGATGAAAGTTTCGATCAGAAATCCCGAAGATGCTTTAACTCCATTAGGAGTTAATAAAACAGGAGGTATAAATGTTATAGATCTGGCAAATATAAATTCATGTTCTTTTATCGCTACTCAGGATTTAGGTAAAATGTATCCCGATGGGAGTTTCGAAATTATTGGTAGATTTGATCATAGTGATATCAGAGGCTGTAATTTAATGGCACTATAA
- a CDS encoding T9SS type A sorting domain-containing protein: MKKIYLLLTCISLICFSFAPGIQAQSDIAETQDSKSIKIEGLRLFPNPAPAGSVLYITSTKNLTKTVSIFTVLGEKVLFKVLIGRELDITHLNPGIYVIKVTEGELKATKKLIIK, encoded by the coding sequence ATGAAAAAAATCTACTTGCTGCTTACATGTATTAGTCTCATCTGCTTTTCCTTTGCTCCAGGAATCCAAGCACAGTCTGATATAGCCGAAACACAAGATTCGAAGAGCATAAAAATCGAAGGATTGCGTTTGTTCCCCAATCCAGCACCTGCTGGAAGTGTATTATACATTACCTCTACTAAAAACCTTACCAAGACAGTTTCAATTTTTACAGTTTTAGGAGAAAAAGTGCTTTTTAAAGTTTTAATTGGTAGAGAATTAGATATTACCCATTTAAATCCTGGGATATATGTGATTAAAGTAACCGAAGGTGAACTTAAAGCTACCAAAAAACTCATTATTAAATAA
- a CDS encoding MATE family efflux transporter, which yields MTQKKLTLTRIFSYFKIALTGKEQEFTSGSIRRAVFMLSVPMVLEMMMESIFFLVDAYYVSSLGANAIATVGLTESVLTLVYAIAIGLSMGVTAIVARRVGEKDISGASQTAIQSILLGIVIAIIISAIGIVFPKEILGLMGAEPDLIADGYGYTQVLLGGNVTIMLLFLINAVFRGAGDASVAMRVLIFSNLLNIILDPIFIFGFGPVPAFGVQGAAIATTIGRGSAVIFQLLILFYGWSKIKVAFKDIVFRAEIMLNLVKVSLGGIGQFIIGTSSWVFLMRIMAEFGSEVLAGYTIAIRVLMFTLMPSWGMSNAAATLVGQNLGAAKPERAEQSVWKTGKYNAYFMAIVSIFYLLFAEAIIRIFSDEALIIEYGALSLRVIAAGYVFYAYGMVIIQSFNGAGDTKTPTVINFFCFWVFQLPFAYLAALVLDWGAMGVFLAITFAEVLIAVIGIIWFKKGKWKEVKV from the coding sequence ATGACTCAAAAAAAACTTACACTTACCCGTATATTTTCATATTTCAAAATTGCACTAACTGGTAAAGAACAAGAATTTACCTCGGGTAGTATTCGCAGAGCGGTTTTCATGCTTTCTGTACCTATGGTTCTGGAAATGATGATGGAATCTATCTTTTTTCTTGTAGATGCTTACTATGTTTCTAGTCTTGGGGCCAATGCTATTGCTACGGTAGGATTAACAGAATCTGTACTTACCCTTGTATATGCCATTGCTATTGGACTTAGTATGGGAGTTACTGCAATTGTTGCCCGTAGAGTGGGTGAAAAAGATATTAGTGGTGCCTCACAGACAGCAATACAATCTATACTTTTAGGAATCGTAATTGCTATAATAATTAGTGCTATAGGTATCGTTTTTCCGAAAGAAATACTTGGACTCATGGGAGCCGAACCAGATCTTATTGCAGACGGATATGGCTATACTCAAGTATTATTAGGCGGAAACGTGACCATAATGTTGCTGTTTTTAATCAATGCAGTATTTAGAGGTGCAGGTGATGCTTCTGTAGCAATGCGAGTATTAATCTTTTCTAATTTATTAAATATCATTCTGGATCCGATTTTTATTTTCGGATTTGGTCCTGTTCCTGCTTTTGGTGTTCAGGGAGCGGCGATTGCTACAACTATAGGTAGAGGTAGTGCTGTGATATTTCAGCTATTAATTCTTTTTTATGGCTGGAGTAAGATCAAGGTTGCTTTTAAAGATATTGTTTTTAGAGCCGAAATTATGCTTAATCTTGTTAAGGTCTCTTTGGGAGGGATTGGACAATTTATTATTGGAACATCTAGCTGGGTATTCTTGATGCGAATTATGGCTGAATTTGGTAGTGAAGTATTGGCAGGCTATACAATAGCTATTAGAGTATTAATGTTTACACTTATGCCTTCTTGGGGAATGAGTAATGCTGCGGCTACGTTAGTAGGTCAAAATCTAGGTGCTGCAAAGCCAGAACGTGCTGAGCAATCGGTTTGGAAAACAGGAAAATACAATGCATATTTCATGGCTATTGTATCTATATTTTACCTATTATTCGCAGAAGCAATTATAAGGATCTTTAGTGATGAAGCATTAATCATTGAATATGGAGCCTTAAGTTTACGTGTAATTGCTGCAGGATATGTATTCTATGCGTATGGAATGGTGATCATACAATCTTTTAACGGAGCAGGTGATACCAAGACTCCTACTGTCATTAATTTCTTTTGCTTCTGGGTATTTCAGTTACCTTTTGCATACCTGGCAGCCTTGGTTCTGGATTGGGGCGCAATGGGAGTATTTCTTGCCATTACCTTTGCCGAAGTTTTAATCGCGGTGATTGGAATTATCTGGTTTAAAAAAGGAAAATGGAAAGAAGTAAAAGTATAG
- a CDS encoding TonB-dependent receptor: MRKTFTVLALFFIGAIFAQETGTIAGKLLDKESNNQPLPFANVIVGGTAKGASTDFDGLYEITGVPVGTYTLLFSFTGYQTVEIPNVVVEADKVAVVDATMGATAAALEEVVIKVVTNREREEALLIEQKNAVQIEQKIGAEELSRKGVSDATAAAAKISGVAKQEGSNKVYVRGLGDRYNSTTLNNLPLPSNDPRYKNISLDLFPTDIIQNLGVSKAFSNNQNGDVGGANININSKIFEGKSGFKVSVSSGVNSQAVENKDFKTIDGANWIGIADHTDPKITDLTVYAFDDNLAPNQSGIVPLNLGVSLDWGKKYNFGDESSLSMFLVGSFSNGYNYKDGSSINFNNDGTFGSSYTSAEEFDYSNTKVAMGNFKYKINLSNDISYNTFLVHSNSQKVQDYLGTKPDVADTDGELARVVQQTQNQNLLYVNQLISKHEIGRSFDIDLGVSYNLVKNDEPNRKRNIFIINTDEDITRLASGTPRNNSRYYHNLKEDDLNAKATITRYFGGRAKDENKGKITLAYNFRNTTRDFEAIYFDYNLPSTIVIDPNNLEATLNQAALDNDVFRFTTGFGFGENALDPFTYKANKATNIAALGVDYKFSEKFYASVGGRFEDIKMEVEWFTNLTNSDRDNGGPLDIDKTYFLPSLNLKYNINEKNILRLSASQTYTYPQFKEVAPFVYEGIDYLESGNPELKPSDNYNIDLKWEIYPQSDELISASVFGKQVNDAINRIERISAADRNFTYANLGDATIAGIEIEVKKNVYKNETDDDKSQKLSVGGNATYMYTNLEFKDTDKLEDQGILITGKDSELEGAAPLLINSDITYRSVNDKKEFLATLVFAYQTDKVFSIGSNFNNNIVQKAVANLDFIMERKFNDQIGIKFKATNLLNPKIEQIRDVPQEFVMRSYQRGINFSLGLNYKF, translated from the coding sequence ATGAGAAAAACATTTACAGTACTGGCACTATTTTTTATAGGAGCTATTTTTGCACAAGAAACCGGGACTATTGCCGGAAAATTATTAGATAAAGAATCAAACAATCAACCTCTTCCTTTTGCTAATGTAATTGTAGGAGGTACTGCCAAAGGAGCGTCTACAGATTTTGATGGGTTATATGAGATTACAGGAGTTCCTGTAGGGACATATACGCTATTGTTTAGTTTTACAGGATATCAAACGGTAGAAATACCTAATGTAGTAGTAGAAGCAGATAAAGTAGCCGTGGTAGATGCTACTATGGGAGCTACAGCAGCAGCATTAGAAGAAGTTGTGATAAAAGTAGTTACCAATCGTGAACGCGAAGAAGCCCTTTTAATAGAGCAGAAAAATGCTGTTCAAATTGAACAAAAAATTGGTGCTGAAGAGCTTTCGCGAAAAGGAGTGAGCGATGCAACAGCTGCAGCTGCCAAAATATCAGGAGTAGCAAAACAAGAAGGTTCTAATAAAGTTTATGTTAGAGGACTTGGCGACAGATATAATAGTACAACCTTAAATAATCTTCCGTTACCATCAAACGATCCTAGATATAAAAATATTTCTTTAGACTTATTTCCTACAGATATTATACAAAATTTAGGGGTAAGTAAGGCCTTTTCTAATAACCAGAATGGAGATGTTGGAGGTGCGAATATAAATATTAACAGTAAGATTTTTGAAGGTAAAAGCGGTTTTAAAGTAAGTGTATCCAGCGGAGTAAATTCTCAAGCAGTAGAAAATAAAGACTTTAAAACAATAGATGGTGCTAATTGGATTGGAATAGCTGATCATACAGATCCAAAAATAACAGACTTAACAGTATATGCTTTTGATGATAACTTAGCACCAAATCAATCAGGAATTGTGCCCTTAAACCTTGGTGTTTCTTTAGATTGGGGAAAGAAATATAATTTTGGAGACGAAAGCTCGCTATCCATGTTCTTAGTAGGTTCTTTTAGTAATGGATATAACTATAAAGATGGTAGTTCAATAAACTTTAATAACGATGGTACTTTTGGAAGTAGTTATACAAGTGCCGAAGAATTTGACTACTCTAATACCAAGGTGGCAATGGGTAATTTTAAATATAAAATAAATTTATCCAATGATATATCTTACAATACCTTTTTGGTACACTCAAATAGTCAAAAAGTTCAGGATTATTTAGGAACAAAACCAGATGTTGCAGATACCGATGGCGAACTTGCACGAGTAGTACAGCAAACTCAGAATCAAAACCTATTGTATGTTAATCAACTTATTTCAAAACATGAAATAGGAAGATCTTTTGATATTGATTTGGGAGTGTCTTATAACTTGGTAAAGAATGATGAACCTAATAGAAAGAGAAATATTTTTATCATTAATACAGATGAGGATATAACTCGTTTGGCGTCTGGTACACCGAGAAATAATAGTCGTTATTATCATAATCTTAAGGAAGATGATCTTAATGCCAAAGCAACAATAACAAGGTATTTTGGAGGAAGAGCGAAGGATGAAAATAAAGGAAAAATAACTCTTGCATATAATTTTAGAAATACAACAAGGGATTTTGAAGCCATTTATTTTGATTATAATTTACCCAGTACCATAGTTATTGATCCTAATAATCTTGAAGCTACTTTAAATCAGGCAGCGCTAGATAATGATGTCTTTAGGTTTACAACCGGTTTTGGTTTTGGAGAAAATGCTCTTGACCCTTTTACATATAAGGCTAATAAGGCAACGAACATTGCTGCTTTAGGTGTAGATTATAAGTTTTCTGAAAAGTTTTACGCCAGTGTAGGAGGAAGATTTGAAGATATAAAAATGGAGGTAGAATGGTTTACCAATCTTACAAATTCTGATAGAGATAATGGAGGGCCATTAGATATAGATAAAACCTATTTTCTTCCTTCTCTTAACCTAAAATATAACATCAACGAAAAAAATATACTTCGTCTCTCAGCAAGTCAGACCTATACATATCCTCAATTTAAGGAAGTAGCACCATTTGTATATGAAGGGATTGATTATTTAGAATCTGGAAACCCAGAGTTAAAACCATCAGACAACTATAATATCGATTTAAAATGGGAAATATACCCACAAAGTGATGAGTTGATATCAGCCTCAGTATTTGGCAAACAGGTTAACGATGCAATCAACAGAATAGAACGAATATCTGCAGCCGACAGGAACTTCACATATGCTAATTTAGGAGACGCTACCATAGCAGGAATTGAAATTGAGGTTAAAAAGAACGTATATAAAAATGAAACAGATGATGATAAATCTCAAAAATTAAGTGTTGGAGGAAATGCAACATATATGTATACGAATTTAGAATTCAAAGACACAGATAAGCTTGAAGATCAGGGGATTCTTATTACCGGTAAAGACTCTGAATTAGAAGGAGCGGCACCGCTTTTAATCAATAGTGATATCACGTATAGAAGTGTTAATGACAAGAAAGAGTTTTTGGCAACCTTGGTATTTGCATATCAAACCGATAAAGTATTTAGTATTGGGTCAAACTTCAATAATAATATTGTTCAAAAAGCTGTAGCAAATCTCGACTTTATTATGGAACGAAAGTTTAATGATCAAATAGGAATTAAATTCAAAGCCACTAACCTCTTAAATCCCAAAATTGAACAAATAAGGGATGTGCCTCAAGAATTTGTTATGAGATCTTATCAAAGAGGAATAAATTTTTCACTAGGACTTAACTATAAATTTTAA